The DNA window CATACACTCGCCGGTAGAGAGCATCATACTGAGCTTCGCGGTAGGCTTCCAAATGACCGACGTCACACCAATAGCCCTCAGCGATGTAGCCATACATGGGTTCACCTTGCTCCAGCAAGGTGGGAAAGAGGTCTTTGGAGAAATCAGCCTCTTGATTGGCGGGTAAGTAGCGCAGCACCTCGGGTTCTAGGATATAAATGCCGGTGTTGACCGTGTCGGAAAAAATTTCGCTGCTGGAGGGTTTTTCTAAAAAGCGGCGGATACGCTGCTGGTCATCGGTAATCACCACGCCAAAATCTACCGGATTTGGGACATGGGTGAGCACCAGCGTGGCTTTAGCGCGACGAGCTTTGTGGAAGGCGATCGCTGCACTGAGGTCGAAGTCGGTAATGCTATCGCCGCTGATCACCACGAAGGTTTCATCCAGCAATTCCGACACATTTTTGACACAGCCGGCAGTCCCAAGGGGCTGATCTTCCTCCACGGCATAGGTCATCTGCACCCCGAAATCACTACCGTCTTGGAAGTAATCGCGCATAACATCGGGAAGATAGTGAAGCGTCGCGATAATTTCGGTGATGTCGTGGCGCTTGAGCAGGTTGACGATATGTTCGGCAATAGGACGATTGAGAATCGGCACCATTGGTTTGGGAACATCGCTGGTCAGCGGCCGTAACCGCGTTCCTGATCCGCCAGCCATGAGCACTGCTCGCATATACCCTCCTTAATTCGCTACACCATGCTGCTTCAGCACTGCTTACATCCAAGACCAGCCTCTAAGGTGACACATCTCGAACCTTCCATCCAATGGAGCGATCGCTTACTACGCAGCCCTAGGGAAGACGATGGGTCCTGAGTCTGCCTTGTTGGATATGCCAAGCAATCTGATTTGCAGGTAGGCAAGATTGGTCATATCCATTTGTTATTACATTTTGTAAATAACAATTAAAAAATATTGATTTTACTATCGTTGCATCACCTTGAGCATAGCGAAGAATTCAGCATTTACGGCATTTTTCTCTAGGATGGTCGTCTGTTGATCGCTCGATCGAGACCAATAGATGTACCAATAGATGGATTGAGAACAGGGCATGTTCTGGCTGATTTATTTCCTAGCTATTCCATTCTGTTTGGGATGCTGAGCATGGTGAAAGCGGGCTTATCTTGCTCAGCATATCGTGAAGAGACGCTAGAATTTTGTTGGCTGTCCTACACTCTCCGCTCTCCTGACTTGGCTGTTCTGCCGCCGATTCAGGGCAAAATGATAGAGTTAAGAGGTATGCCTGCGTCTAGTCTCAAGTTTTAGTTGGAATTGTTGAGTGGTACCTATGGTAAACCTTCTGATTGTTGCGCTAGCCGTTGTTTATGTAGGCGGCATCTGGAAATTCTGGGCTGGGTTTAACCGCACCAACTTTAGCGGTGGCCGTCTCTACCTATCCCTGATGTGGCCAGTGCTGGTGGTGGCCAACAAGTCCTATCGCCAAAATTTTACAAAGGCTCTCAAAGGCTAAGCCCTGATTGGCACTGGTGCCTTGGCCTAGGGCTGGTCATCCTAGACCTCCCGAAACCAACGGGCAGGGGCAGACGTGCTGCTTGTTCCAAGACAACCAAGCTCAAGGTCTTGGATTGTGGCAGAGCTTGAATTTTCTTACTGAGGTGGAAGCAGCAGGATGCCCTGGGATGATTCTTCATTGGCCGGCGCGTTGGGGGATATGGGCGATCGCTCGTCCTGGTATAACCAAATTGATGCGGTGGCGGAGCGGTTCAATCGCGAATATCAAGGTCAGCCCTTTGAGCTACCGGACGAAGTAGAGGCGATGCCCATTTTTCGCGACTGGACGTCTGGAGGGCTCACGTCTCGAATTGCTGCCCCTTTTTGGAAGCTGGCGCAGCCCAAGAAAAGTCAGCGTTGCCTCGATGTGGGCTGTGGCGTCAGTTTTTTAATCTACCCATGGCGCGACTGGAATGCTTTTTTCTATGGGCAAGATATCAGCGACATCGCTTGCGATAGCCTAAACTCCCGCGCTCCCCAGCTGAATTCCAAGCTGTTTAAGGGGGCGGCTAAAGGGCCGGCCCATCAGTTGCAATACGAGGATCAGCAGTTTGATCTCGCGATCGCCACTGGCTTCAGTTGCTACTACCCCTTGGACTATTGGGAAGCGGTTTTAACCGAGATGCGGCGAGTGCTGAAGCCCGGCGGCACCCTGGTGTTTGATGTGGTGAACCCAGAATCGGCCCTGGCAGAAAATTGGGCTATTTTGGAAACCTACTTGGGGGCGGAGGTGCTGTTAACAGAGCTAGGGGAGTGGCAGGCGCTGCTGAAGCGATCGAACACCAAGGTGCTCAAAACCTTAGACCATGAGCTATCGCGGCTCTACAGTCTACAGTTTCTACCCTAGATCATTCCTCGATCATCCCTAGATTCATCCGGGTGCTCACCGGTTTCCCCAGCGATCATGGCGCAGATGGCGTCGGCTAAGTCGCTGATCTCGGCAGGCTTGGGCTGGAGATAGGCCTGGGGAGCCGTGGCGTAGCGCTGGGCCATCTCCTGTTGGGCAGCGCTGGCTGTTGGACTCTGCACCACCAACAGGGGCTGCTTCAGCCAGGGAAGCCGCTCGGTGAGCAGTTCTGCCTGCAGTTCTGCCCAGCGGCGCTGGAACAGGAGGCGACAGGCGGCGGGCGATCGCTTCAGTTTTTGGTAGGTTCGGTGGTGCGATCGCCATTGCGACTGCTTGCCTAGCAGCCAAGCCAAGGGACGCAGCAGCCATAGGAGCAACGTCCAGATGGGAAAGGAACCGACCCATCCCCGGGCTCGTCGCCAGGGATAGCCATGATTGTCTAGCTCAACGCCTTCGGGGTCAATCAGCACCAAGCCGCTCACCTGATGGGCATACTGCAGGGCATAATTAGCCGCAACCCATGCCCCAATGGAATGACCGACGAGATAGACCTGGGAGATGCGCAGGGTATCCAGATAGTCGGCCAAGCATTCAGTTTCTAAAGCAATGGAGTAGTTACCTAGCCGTTCTGATTCACCAAATCCCAATAGGTCAGGCGCAATACAGTGGAAGCGATCGCCCAAGCGATCCAGCAAAGGAGTCCATTCACCACTATCGCTCCAGGCTCCATGTAGAAATATGATGGTGGGGCCCGTGCCCACTTCCTTCCAAAAGAGCTGGCCTTGGGGCAGGCGAATACGAGCGTTGCGGATTGGTAGAGTCATCCTAGCTGAGTGAAAGGGTCGGTCACTATCCTGTGACCATCCATTATGCCAGGCTGAATGCCCAGACGGGAGGGTGGATACCCCTAGCTCAGCTTGGCAGTGCATTCTAGAATCAGCTTTTGGTTGATGAGGGCATAGGGCTGCACCGCTAGGGCCTGGCGAAAGGCCTGAATGGCGGCGATGTAGTTACCCAAGGCCATATGACTTAGACCTTTGCCATGCAGTGCGCCAAAGTGGACGGGCATGAGTTCTATGACGCGATCGCAGTCGAGGAGCGATTTCTGATAGTCGCCGATCACGTAGTAGAGCACAGCCCGCCGGTTCCAGGCTTCCACAAAGTCAGGCTGGGCCGTGATAATTTCGGTGAGCATGGCTTCCGCCTGCTGATGCTTGCCGGCAATCAACAGCCCCTGGCTTTCTTCGAGCTGCTGCAGCCCTTGGATTCCCTTTTGGCGAAACCAACATTGCCACAGCGATTGCGTAGCGCGGGTGCGGGTGGCTTCCTGGGTGCTTTTTAGGTCGTCCAGAAAGGTCTTAATATCTTGGTGATTCATGGCACATCCAGTCCCAAGGTAGGGTGTGAGTTGAGTCCATAGCGGGCACTAGTTTCTGTCATGCCACTAGGTGCCCCATGCGATCGGTTGATCAACCCACCCTAGGCGGGGATGGCTGGTTCTAATCCGAGGGTTTGAATCAAGCGATCGACGTCGAAGTGCTTGTCCATCAGGTCGAAGACACATTTCACCTTGATGGTTTCATGGAGGCGCACTTGCCCAAATGCATGATCGATGATTTCCACCGTGGTGAGGGTATCAAGGTCTACCGATAGGATCGGAATCTCTAGATCTTCTGCGCGGCTGAGGATGCTGGGGGCGGGTGGGAGATGACCGGTCAAGATCAGGCATTGGGTGGAGGTTTCTAGGGCGGCAAGCTGGAGATCGGTGCGATCGCCCCCGGTGACAACGGCCATATTCCGCGCTTTACGGAAGTACTTGAGGGCGGAGTTGACGTTCATCGCTCCGATGGTCAGACTTTCTACCATGAGGTCAAGGCGATCGCGGCAGCACAGCACCTCCGCATTCAGGCGATGGGTAAGTTCTCCCACGCTGACGCTGCGCAGGAGTTCGCTGTGGGGCAAGATGCCAAACACAGCAATGCCATTGGCTTCTAGAAAAGGCTTAACTTGGCTGTCTACCATCTCGATTTGATCCGCAGGCACATCGTTGAGAATCACGCCTGCTAGGGCCTCGCCTAGATGCTGCTGGGCCGCGAGGATGGCATCGATGGCCAGCACCGAATGAAAGCGCGCGGTCAAAACAACGGCGGCACCGAGAACTTGGGCCGTTTGGGCTAGGGATACATCAAACAAGTGTCCTTCATGCAGGCTGCCGGCTCCCTCCAAGAGCACTAGATCGCCCACGGCAGCTTGCGTGTAGTGTTTGAGGTCCTGCTGATAATCCTTGGCATCATGGCCATGCAAGCGCTGGGTAATGCTGGCATCATCCAACCGCAATAGGGTGGGCAGGAGGCGATCGCTGGGTAGCTGGAGAGCCTCGCCAATAAACCGCACATCTTCGTCGATTTGATCCATGCTAGATTCGCTGGGGCAGGTGCCAAGAGGCTTGCCGTAGCTGATGTCTAGCCCCTTATGACGAAGCTGATGGGCAATGCCTAGGGTGGCGGCAGATTTTCCGCTATAGGCTTCGGTAGACCCAATGAGTAAATACTTTGCGGACTTCGGCACGTCCAACTCCTCACATAATGCGTGGCAATACAGCAGTTTTGAACTCCTATTGTAAGGGGAGAGGCTCTCTTGCTTCATCACTAATTGCGCCGAAGATCGACAAATTCTTACGAAACTAGACAGCGATCGCCTTTCAAAAGGGGAGAGGGCGATCGCTATCTAGATCGTCGTTGCTCAAGAATGCCACGCAGTTATCTGAAAATCCTTGACACCCCAGCCAGCAGTTCTGTATTGATCCAAACAGAACCCCGGCTAGTCAAGAAATCGTGACTTAACTGGGCAGGATAGGGAAGACGTTTACGAGATGCGTGACGTGGGGGCTGCCCAAGGGTGAGATTGGGACGCCTGCGCTGACTCATCGGGGCAGCGTGGGAGGATGTTACGCCACCCAGCCGACGGCTGAGGTGCTGATGACCGTGCGCAGATCGCGGGTTAGTTCCACGGTGTAGTCGTGGGGCGAACCACCGGAGCCGGTTTGGGTCATGGCCGATCCATCGGGATTGCGGGGCGAAAACCAGGAATCTGCCCGCACCACCAGGTTATTGTTGCTGTTGATGAACATGTCTTTAATCACCAAGCTGTTGGAGTTGCCATTGCCAAGCCGGGCAGATAGATGGGCCGCGGTGGTCATCTCGCCCGTGGTAGGGTTGATTCTCGCCAACACGCCAATTTTTGCGCCGCCGCCCTGCCCATAGCTGCGCAGCCAAGCTTGGGTGGCCGTATTGGCGACACGCCGGAAGTCTTCGCTGGGGGTGCCTTGGGTGCCGTCTACGCTGAAAACGCCGTAGAGATAGGTGCCATCCCAAAAGAGACCATAGCCGCGCCCATCGGCCCCGGTGCTTTCATAGTTGGTGCGCACCCAGTTGTTGGCAGAGTTGGCGCTGTCAAAGCTGGCGATGATCGGGTCTTGGTTGATGCTGGTGCGCTGCCAGGTGCCCATGTAGATGGTTTGGGTGCCGAGGGTGACGGAGGGGCCATTGAGGGCAGCGATCGCCGCTTGGCTGCTGGTGGGCGAAAATTTGGTGACATCGCTGGTTTGAATCGAGACCGCAGGCGGGATG is part of the Leptolyngbya sp. CCY15150 genome and encodes:
- a CDS encoding class I SAM-dependent methyltransferase, which codes for MGDRSSWYNQIDAVAERFNREYQGQPFELPDEVEAMPIFRDWTSGGLTSRIAAPFWKLAQPKKSQRCLDVGCGVSFLIYPWRDWNAFFYGQDISDIACDSLNSRAPQLNSKLFKGAAKGPAHQLQYEDQQFDLAIATGFSCYYPLDYWEAVLTEMRRVLKPGGTLVFDVVNPESALAENWAILETYLGAEVLLTELGEWQALLKRSNTKVLKTLDHELSRLYSLQFLP
- a CDS encoding alpha/beta hydrolase, which translates into the protein MTLPIRNARIRLPQGQLFWKEVGTGPTIIFLHGAWSDSGEWTPLLDRLGDRFHCIAPDLLGFGESERLGNYSIALETECLADYLDTLRISQVYLVGHSIGAWVAANYALQYAHQVSGLVLIDPEGVELDNHGYPWRRARGWVGSFPIWTLLLWLLRPLAWLLGKQSQWRSHHRTYQKLKRSPAACRLLFQRRWAELQAELLTERLPWLKQPLLVVQSPTASAAQQEMAQRYATAPQAYLQPKPAEISDLADAICAMIAGETGEHPDESRDDRGMI
- a CDS encoding phosphotransacetylase family protein, which codes for MPKSAKYLLIGSTEAYSGKSAATLGIAHQLRHKGLDISYGKPLGTCPSESSMDQIDEDVRFIGEALQLPSDRLLPTLLRLDDASITQRLHGHDAKDYQQDLKHYTQAAVGDLVLLEGAGSLHEGHLFDVSLAQTAQVLGAAVVLTARFHSVLAIDAILAAQQHLGEALAGVILNDVPADQIEMVDSQVKPFLEANGIAVFGILPHSELLRSVSVGELTHRLNAEVLCCRDRLDLMVESLTIGAMNVNSALKYFRKARNMAVVTGGDRTDLQLAALETSTQCLILTGHLPPAPSILSRAEDLEIPILSVDLDTLTTVEIIDHAFGQVRLHETIKVKCVFDLMDKHFDVDRLIQTLGLEPAIPA
- a CDS encoding tetratricopeptide repeat protein, whose translation is MNHQDIKTFLDDLKSTQEATRTRATQSLWQCWFRQKGIQGLQQLEESQGLLIAGKHQQAEAMLTEIITAQPDFVEAWNRRAVLYYVIGDYQKSLLDCDRVIELMPVHFGALHGKGLSHMALGNYIAAIQAFRQALAVQPYALINQKLILECTAKLS